The Candidatus Accumulibacter similis genome has a segment encoding these proteins:
- a CDS encoding PAS domain-containing protein, with the protein MAGTDPRTVRRRPPLRGPEPLADTPSSLDEVGEAVWVEVIRKMDEVYSDLLQYEVVLEQKNAALEDSQQFIESVLASMSDILIVCNRHGTIQEVNDSLRRCIGQDESQLRGRAFADLFADEGSRQRARDFFSAASPAAVQDCELLISGRDGSPLPVSLNCTPRLSGTGKLVGMVVTGRPVGELRRAYHALRQAHEDLKRTQQQLVQAEKMASLGRLVAGVAHELNNPISFVLGNVLAFRRYAARLQTYIDAVHADNCQRSPELERLRQDLRIDRIMADLEPLLDGMTEGGERTRDIVDGLKRFSAIDRSVDEPFNLTDVVARAIRWVTRAGPSSFQVRVDLPAELPVTGSSGQMQQVLMNLVLNARDATSSCPAPLLEVSASISEGTIRLYLADNGSGIEPANLSRLFDPFFTTKPVGQGTGLGLSISYGIVERHGGRLEARNRPQGGALFILSLPLTQAMS; encoded by the coding sequence ATGGCGGGCACTGACCCGCGGACCGTGCGTCGGCGACCTCCGTTGCGCGGTCCGGAGCCGCTCGCCGACACGCCGTCAAGTCTCGACGAGGTGGGCGAAGCGGTGTGGGTCGAGGTGATCCGCAAGATGGACGAGGTTTACAGCGACCTTCTGCAATACGAGGTGGTACTCGAGCAGAAGAACGCTGCCCTGGAGGACTCGCAGCAGTTCATCGAGAGCGTGCTCGCGTCGATGTCGGACATCCTCATCGTCTGCAACCGGCACGGTACGATCCAGGAGGTCAACGACTCGTTGCGACGCTGCATCGGCCAGGACGAGAGCCAGTTGCGTGGGCGAGCCTTCGCCGACCTGTTTGCCGACGAAGGTTCGCGGCAGCGCGCGCGCGATTTCTTCTCCGCGGCCAGCCCGGCTGCGGTGCAGGATTGCGAACTGCTGATCAGCGGTCGTGACGGCAGTCCATTACCGGTTTCGCTGAACTGCACGCCACGGCTTTCGGGGACGGGCAAGCTGGTCGGCATGGTCGTCACCGGTCGCCCGGTCGGCGAACTGCGGCGGGCCTACCACGCCCTGCGGCAGGCACACGAGGATCTCAAGCGGACGCAACAACAGCTGGTGCAGGCCGAGAAGATGGCCTCGCTCGGCCGCCTGGTGGCCGGGGTGGCGCATGAGCTCAACAATCCGATCAGCTTCGTTCTCGGCAACGTGCTGGCTTTTCGGCGCTACGCTGCTCGCCTGCAGACCTATATCGATGCGGTCCACGCGGACAACTGCCAGCGCTCGCCCGAACTCGAACGATTGCGGCAGGATCTGCGCATCGACCGCATCATGGCCGACCTCGAACCATTGCTAGACGGCATGACCGAGGGTGGCGAGCGAACGCGCGACATCGTCGACGGGCTCAAGCGCTTCTCGGCCATCGACCGCAGTGTCGACGAGCCGTTCAATCTCACCGATGTCGTCGCGCGGGCGATTCGTTGGGTGACACGCGCGGGACCGTCGAGCTTTCAGGTGAGGGTCGATCTGCCGGCCGAGCTGCCGGTCACGGGGTCATCGGGGCAGATGCAGCAGGTGCTGATGAACCTCGTCCTCAACGCCCGTGATGCCACGTCCAGTTGCCCCGCACCACTGCTCGAGGTTTCGGCCTCGATCAGCGAAGGCACCATCAGGCTGTACCTCGCCGACAATGGTTCCGGAATCGAGCCGGCCAACCTGTCGCGACTGTTCGATCCCTTCTTCACCACCAAGCCGGTGGGGCAGGGGACCGGGCTCGGCCTGTCCATCAGCTACGGCATCGTCGAGCGACATGGCGGGCGTCTGGAGGCCCGCAACCGTCCGCAGGGGGGGGCGCTGTTCATCCTGAGCCTGCCACTGACGCAGGCGATGTCCTGA
- a CDS encoding hydrogenase small subunit, with translation MANSSLLQLEGDSRIAAASERIGVRRREFLQFCATVAASLGLPPGADAAVAEAVASKKRPSVIWLHFQECTGCTESMLRAEHPTLERLILDVISLDYHETLFAAAGHQAEQARKTAMAASRGGYVLVVEGAIPTRDGGIYCKVGGQTAVELTRECAADAAAVIAIGSCASWGGMPATDPNPTGASGVAAVLGKPVVTIPGCPPNPYNFLSTVVHFLAFGSLPPVDDLGRPKFAYSRLIHESCERRAHFDAGRFAIEFGDEGHRKGYCLYKLGCKGPETYANCPSILFGDAGAGTWPVGCGCPCFGCSEQGVGFSKPLHMLAKVTNVEPPQQYPRIVEEKGMGATLGSASILAAVAGAAAGGAAMVARNLGLSHKAEEAERAKAASSRTED, from the coding sequence ATGGCAAACAGCAGTCTGCTGCAGCTCGAAGGTGACTCGCGCATCGCCGCCGCAAGCGAACGAATCGGCGTTCGGCGACGCGAGTTCCTGCAGTTCTGTGCCACCGTCGCGGCCAGCCTGGGGCTGCCGCCGGGCGCCGACGCGGCGGTCGCCGAGGCGGTGGCAAGCAAGAAGCGACCTTCGGTGATCTGGCTGCATTTCCAGGAGTGCACCGGCTGCACCGAGTCCATGCTGCGTGCCGAGCACCCGACGCTGGAAAGGCTGATTCTCGACGTGATTTCGCTCGACTATCACGAAACGCTGTTTGCCGCTGCCGGACATCAGGCCGAACAGGCGCGCAAGACGGCGATGGCGGCCAGCAGGGGGGGGTACGTTCTCGTCGTCGAAGGCGCCATACCGACTCGCGACGGCGGCATCTACTGCAAGGTCGGCGGCCAGACGGCGGTCGAGCTGACCCGCGAGTGTGCGGCCGATGCGGCGGCGGTGATCGCCATCGGCTCCTGCGCAAGCTGGGGCGGCATGCCGGCGACCGATCCCAACCCGACCGGTGCGTCGGGCGTCGCCGCCGTCCTCGGCAAACCTGTCGTGACGATTCCCGGTTGCCCGCCGAACCCCTACAATTTCCTGTCCACGGTCGTCCATTTCCTGGCTTTTGGCAGCCTGCCCCCGGTCGACGATCTGGGCCGGCCGAAGTTTGCCTACTCACGGCTGATTCACGAAAGCTGCGAGCGGCGCGCCCATTTCGACGCTGGCCGCTTCGCCATCGAGTTCGGCGACGAGGGCCATCGCAAGGGCTACTGCCTTTACAAGCTTGGCTGCAAGGGTCCGGAGACCTACGCCAACTGTCCGAGCATCCTGTTCGGCGACGCTGGTGCCGGCACTTGGCCGGTCGGCTGCGGTTGCCCGTGCTTCGGCTGCAGCGAGCAGGGTGTCGGCTTCAGCAAACCGCTGCACATGCTGGCCAAGGTGACGAACGTCGAACCCCCGCAACAGTACCCGCGCATCGTCGAGGAAAAAGGCATGGGCGCGACGCTCGGTTCGGCGTCCATCCTAGCCGCCGTCGCCGGTGCGGCCGCCGGCGGTGCGGCGATGGTGGCACGCAACCTCGGCCTGTCACACAAGGCGGAGGAAGCCGAACGCGCCAAGGCTGCCAGCAGCAGGACGGAGGACTGA
- the hybA gene encoding hydrogenase 2 operon protein HybA — translation MKTQARKGRVVPYGRRRFLKGFLGTAGAAVAAAAVSSPAAARDTYRRPAEALGLLYDATLCIGCKACVAACKRANDNPAEFSTADRLWDTPLDTSGYTFNIIKMYRSGTMATKDDEENGYAFMKTSCMHCADPSCVSACPVTAMTKDATTGIVAYDAEACVGCRYCVVACPFGIPKYQYDSPTGRIGKCELCRHRYKDGHYSACAEVCPTGATLYGRTSDLLAEAKRRLALTPGSVTTYPRGNLSGGPDQSYEGRVGKYRQHVYGETEYGGTQVLKLSAVDFEKVGMPYLPPKSSASTSETIQHTLYGGLLMPFAVLGAMTYVARRNVHHEDDTPPAAESDREES, via the coding sequence ATGAAGACACAAGCACGCAAGGGGCGAGTCGTGCCGTACGGCCGTCGCCGCTTTCTCAAAGGTTTTCTCGGTACCGCCGGAGCCGCCGTCGCCGCCGCTGCCGTCAGCAGCCCGGCCGCCGCACGTGACACCTACCGGCGGCCCGCGGAAGCGCTCGGCCTGCTCTACGACGCCACCCTCTGCATCGGCTGCAAGGCCTGCGTCGCCGCCTGCAAGCGGGCGAACGACAATCCTGCCGAGTTCTCGACCGCCGACAGGCTATGGGACACGCCTCTCGACACCAGCGGCTACACCTTCAACATCATCAAGATGTACCGCAGCGGAACGATGGCGACGAAGGACGACGAGGAAAATGGCTATGCGTTCATGAAGACCTCATGCATGCATTGTGCCGACCCTTCCTGCGTCTCGGCGTGCCCGGTGACGGCAATGACGAAGGACGCGACAACCGGCATCGTCGCCTACGATGCGGAAGCCTGCGTCGGCTGCCGCTATTGCGTCGTCGCCTGCCCCTTCGGGATTCCGAAGTACCAGTATGACTCGCCGACCGGCAGGATCGGCAAGTGCGAGCTTTGCCGGCATCGCTACAAGGATGGTCACTACTCGGCCTGCGCCGAGGTCTGCCCGACCGGCGCGACGCTCTACGGGCGCACCAGCGATCTGCTCGCCGAAGCGAAGCGCCGCCTCGCACTCACCCCCGGCAGCGTCACCACCTATCCGCGCGGCAACCTCAGCGGCGGGCCGGACCAGAGCTACGAAGGCAGGGTCGGCAAGTACAGGCAGCACGTGTACGGCGAAACCGAATACGGCGGCACGCAGGTACTGAAGCTCTCGGCGGTCGATTTCGAGAAGGTGGGCATGCCGTACCTGCCGCCGAAGTCCTCGGCGTCGACCTCGGAAACCATTCAGCACACGCTCTACGGCGGACTGTTGATGCCCTTCGCCGTGCTCGGGGCGATGACCTACGTCGCTAGGCGCAACGTCCATCACGAGGACGACACGCCGCCGGCGGCCGAGTCCGACCGGGAGGAATCATGA
- the hybB gene encoding Ni/Fe-hydrogenase cytochrome b subunit yields MSAQHDARPAPVGGSLFNATTLVCGVLMAVAATIIVVRLFFGLSSTTNVNDGYSWGIWVVVDVFIGSALACGGFCMALLVYIFNKGKYHPLVRPALLGSLFGYTLAGAAITFDLGRWWNFWHIFWPGYFNVNSVMFEVAACITLYIIVMWIEFSPVFLEKLGLQDARRKLERILFFFIALGVVLPMMHQASLGTMLVVMGDQVHPLWQTPIQPLLYLLSAIMLGYGVILFESCVAASAYRRQIELSLLNPLARVMLGIIAVFLLVRFADVAVRGALPEAFRVNHVALTFWVENACLLATFLLIGTVEARRNPARLFLAGITVMLGGILLRLNGFLIAFDTGPGWSYFPSVPELLVTIGIFAAEVFGYIYITRRFPVLPREQACAQPARS; encoded by the coding sequence ATGAGCGCCCAGCATGATGCCCGACCGGCACCGGTCGGCGGCAGCCTGTTCAACGCCACGACTCTGGTCTGCGGCGTGCTGATGGCGGTCGCGGCGACGATCATCGTCGTCCGCCTGTTCTTTGGCCTGAGTTCGACCACCAACGTCAATGATGGCTACTCGTGGGGCATCTGGGTCGTGGTTGACGTCTTCATCGGCTCAGCCCTGGCCTGCGGTGGCTTCTGCATGGCGCTGCTGGTCTATATCTTCAACAAGGGCAAGTACCACCCGCTGGTGCGGCCGGCTCTGCTCGGCAGCCTCTTCGGCTATACCCTTGCCGGCGCCGCGATCACCTTCGACCTCGGTCGTTGGTGGAACTTCTGGCACATCTTCTGGCCGGGCTATTTCAACGTGAACTCGGTGATGTTCGAAGTGGCTGCGTGCATCACGCTCTACATCATCGTCATGTGGATCGAGTTCTCGCCGGTCTTTCTCGAGAAGCTCGGCCTGCAAGACGCGCGCCGCAAGCTTGAAAGGATCCTGTTCTTCTTCATCGCGCTCGGCGTCGTGCTGCCGATGATGCACCAGGCATCACTGGGGACGATGCTCGTCGTCATGGGCGACCAGGTCCATCCCCTCTGGCAGACGCCGATCCAGCCGCTGCTCTACCTGCTGTCGGCGATCATGCTCGGCTATGGGGTGATCCTCTTCGAGTCCTGCGTGGCCGCCTCGGCCTACCGACGCCAGATCGAGCTCAGCCTGCTGAATCCGTTGGCAAGGGTGATGCTGGGCATCATCGCGGTCTTTCTCCTCGTCCGCTTTGCCGATGTCGCCGTGCGGGGCGCGCTACCCGAAGCCTTCCGGGTCAATCATGTTGCCCTGACCTTCTGGGTCGAGAACGCGTGCCTGCTGGCGACCTTCCTGCTGATCGGCACGGTCGAGGCGCGACGGAATCCTGCCCGGCTGTTCCTCGCCGGCATCACGGTGATGCTGGGCGGCATCCTGCTGCGCCTGAATGGCTTCCTGATCGCCTTCGACACCGGACCGGGCTGGAGTTACTTCCCGTCGGTCCCCGAACTGCTGGTCACCATCGGCATCTTCGCCGCCGAGGTTTTCGGCTACATTTACATTACCCGCCGCTTCCCCGTCCTGCCGCGTGAACAAGCCTGCGCCCAGCCGGCGCGCAGCTGA
- a CDS encoding nickel-dependent hydrogenase large subunit → MSQRVTIDPVTRIEGHLRVDVEVDGGKVKKAWASGQMWRGVENILIGRDPRDAWAITQRICGVCTTVHALASVRSVENALRLELPVNAQYIRNMIILAHAVHDHIVHFYHLSALDWVDVTSALKADPAKAASLAESLSSWSGNGKAEFGKVKERLSGFIGTGQLGIFTNGYWGHPAMKLPPEINLIAVAHYLQALEVQRHANKVVSILGGKTPHIQNVVVGGVANALAVDSQAVLTVERLLAVKDWIDQLADFVKNVYLIDVAVVGGSYPEWTRIGRGIVDYISVPDIPLDGRNTEFALPGGHIAGGDLASFKQIKTHDDAYFKDGVSESVKHSWYEGGKGPLHPYKGETRPQYTDFQDDGKYSWLKSPTFYEKPMQVGPLPRVLAMVAAGHQPTIDYATHALELVSTVAQTKVGIDALHSTIGRHAARAVACAVEVDELARQWDLLLASMARGDLRTFNKPVFPKGEITGVGIHEAPRGVLSHWIVIQDGTIRNYQCVVPTTWNAAPRNEKDEPGAYEACLAGTPVAIPDQPLEVLRTVHSFDPCLACAVHVVDQERQPVVRVRAA, encoded by the coding sequence ATGTCGCAAAGAGTCACGATTGATCCGGTCACGCGAATCGAGGGCCATCTGCGCGTTGATGTCGAAGTCGATGGCGGCAAGGTGAAGAAGGCCTGGGCTTCGGGACAGATGTGGCGCGGCGTCGAGAACATCCTGATCGGGCGCGATCCGCGGGACGCCTGGGCGATCACGCAGCGCATCTGCGGTGTGTGTACGACGGTGCATGCACTCGCCTCGGTGCGTTCGGTCGAGAATGCCCTGCGACTCGAACTGCCGGTCAACGCCCAGTACATCCGCAACATGATCATCCTGGCGCACGCGGTGCATGACCACATCGTTCATTTCTACCATCTCTCGGCGCTCGACTGGGTGGATGTCACGAGTGCACTGAAAGCGGACCCGGCGAAGGCTGCCAGCCTCGCCGAGAGTCTCTCCTCCTGGTCCGGCAACGGCAAGGCCGAGTTCGGCAAGGTGAAGGAGCGCCTCTCGGGTTTCATCGGCACCGGTCAGCTGGGCATCTTCACCAACGGCTACTGGGGCCACCCGGCGATGAAGCTGCCGCCGGAGATCAACCTGATCGCCGTCGCCCACTATCTGCAGGCACTCGAGGTACAGCGCCACGCGAACAAGGTGGTCAGTATCCTCGGCGGCAAGACCCCGCACATCCAGAACGTCGTCGTCGGTGGCGTGGCCAACGCACTGGCGGTCGACTCGCAGGCGGTGCTCACGGTCGAGCGCCTGCTGGCGGTCAAGGACTGGATCGACCAGCTCGCCGATTTCGTCAAGAACGTCTACCTCATCGACGTGGCGGTGGTCGGTGGCTCCTATCCCGAATGGACACGGATCGGCCGCGGGATCGTCGATTACATCTCGGTACCGGACATTCCACTCGACGGCAGGAACACGGAGTTTGCCCTGCCCGGCGGCCATATCGCCGGCGGCGACCTGGCGAGCTTCAAGCAGATCAAGACTCACGACGACGCGTACTTCAAGGACGGAGTCAGTGAATCGGTCAAGCATTCATGGTATGAAGGCGGCAAGGGTCCGCTGCATCCGTACAAGGGGGAAACACGACCGCAGTACACCGACTTCCAGGATGACGGGAAGTACTCGTGGCTGAAATCGCCAACCTTCTACGAGAAGCCGATGCAGGTCGGCCCGCTCCCACGGGTGCTGGCCATGGTCGCTGCCGGACACCAGCCGACGATCGACTACGCAACGCACGCGCTCGAACTGGTGTCGACCGTGGCGCAGACCAAGGTCGGCATCGACGCGCTGCATTCGACGATCGGGCGCCATGCCGCGCGTGCCGTCGCCTGCGCGGTCGAGGTCGACGAACTCGCACGGCAATGGGATCTGCTTCTGGCGAGCATGGCCAGGGGCGATCTGCGGACCTTCAACAAACCGGTGTTCCCGAAAGGCGAGATCACCGGGGTCGGCATCCACGAAGCGCCACGCGGGGTCCTCTCGCACTGGATCGTGATCCAGGACGGAACGATCAGGAACTACCAGTGTGTCGTGCCGACGACCTGGAATGCTGCACCGCGCAACGAGAAGGACGAGCCCGGCGCCTACGAGGCCTGCCTGGCCGGAACACCGGTGGCGATTCCGGACCAGCCGCTCGAGGTCCTGCGGACGGTGCATTCCTTCGATCCCTGTCTGGCCTGCGCGGTACATGTCGTGGATCAGGAGCGGCAGCCGGTGGTCCGGGTCAGGGCGGCCTGA
- a CDS encoding HyaD/HybD family hydrogenase maturation endopeptidase codes for MRVVVLGVGNILLSDEGLGVRAVERLARAYSLPAEIAVIDGGTSGMELLADLEGIDALIMVDAIRAGAPAATPIRLAGEALPVFFRTKLSPHQVGLCDVLASLELLGRLPRHISILGLQPQSLALGMELSREVEDGMPALLGMIVSELALLGLAATPTGSGGI; via the coding sequence ATGCGCGTCGTCGTCCTCGGGGTCGGCAACATTCTCCTGAGCGATGAAGGACTTGGCGTCCGCGCAGTCGAACGTCTAGCGCGTGCCTATTCCTTGCCAGCGGAGATCGCAGTGATCGATGGCGGCACATCCGGAATGGAACTGCTCGCGGATCTCGAAGGGATCGACGCATTAATCATGGTCGACGCCATCCGCGCCGGAGCGCCGGCGGCGACGCCGATCCGGCTGGCCGGCGAGGCGCTGCCGGTGTTCTTCCGCACCAAGCTGTCACCACACCAGGTGGGCCTGTGCGACGTCCTGGCCAGCCTCGAACTGCTCGGCAGGTTGCCTCGCCACATCAGCATCCTGGGCCTGCAGCCGCAATCGCTGGCCTTGGGGATGGAACTGAGCCGCGAAGTGGAGGATGGCATGCCCGCGCTCCTCGGCATGATCGTATCCGAACTGGCGTTGCTCGGGCTGGCGGCGACCCCGACCGGCAGCGGAGGAATCTGA
- a CDS encoding HypC/HybG/HupF family hydrogenase formation chaperone, whose protein sequence is MCLSVPMQVVAHDDPSGEVAIVERRDGGVLRRERANMLLLGPQAIGTWVLVSLGLAREIVSADERALIEDALAAVQAVQDGRYDAERHFVDLQRAPPVVENPS, encoded by the coding sequence ATGTGTCTATCGGTACCGATGCAGGTCGTCGCCCACGACGACCCGAGTGGCGAGGTCGCCATCGTCGAGCGGCGGGATGGCGGCGTGCTGCGGCGCGAACGAGCCAACATGCTGCTGCTTGGCCCGCAAGCGATCGGCACCTGGGTTCTCGTCTCCCTCGGCCTGGCGCGCGAGATCGTCAGCGCGGATGAAAGAGCGCTGATCGAGGACGCACTCGCGGCCGTACAGGCTGTGCAGGACGGCCGCTACGATGCCGAAAGGCACTTCGTCGACCTGCAGCGCGCCCCACCAGTGGTGGAGAATCCGTCGTGA
- the hybE gene encoding [NiFe]-hydrogenase assembly chaperone HybE, with protein sequence MIRRRAFEAAQPPPARPIDENPARRVEAKYLHLWATSMRDLPFINPALSVEAIGFRRYGSGDRSMADPATDDNAGDWIGAIITPWLIGLLLLPGGGILWSDRRPGDRCHVEFPIGPVEFIADYEPDAELPACQYCPLFAPPSSLSSQAAAQAAATAALAALLTGTGLRGSPGRQPAVERRESSRRAFLRRFAKV encoded by the coding sequence GTGATCCGCCGGCGCGCGTTCGAGGCGGCGCAGCCGCCACCCGCCAGGCCGATCGACGAGAACCCGGCGCGGCGGGTCGAGGCGAAGTACCTCCACCTCTGGGCAACGAGCATGCGCGACCTGCCGTTCATCAATCCCGCCCTGTCGGTCGAGGCCATCGGCTTCCGTCGCTATGGCTCCGGCGACCGATCGATGGCCGACCCCGCCACGGACGACAACGCCGGCGACTGGATCGGCGCCATCATCACGCCATGGCTGATCGGCCTTCTCCTGCTGCCGGGAGGCGGCATCCTGTGGTCCGATCGTCGTCCCGGCGACCGCTGCCACGTCGAGTTCCCCATTGGTCCGGTCGAGTTCATCGCCGACTACGAGCCAGACGCGGAACTGCCCGCGTGCCAGTATTGCCCGCTCTTTGCCCCACCCAGCAGCTTATCCTCGCAGGCCGCCGCGCAGGCGGCAGCAACTGCGGCACTCGCCGCCCTGCTGACCGGAACGGGCTTGCGCGGCAGCCCGGGGAGGCAGCCGGCGGTCGAGCGGCGAGAATCGTCCCGTCGCGCCTTCCTGCGCCGCTTCGCCAAAGTCTGA
- a CDS encoding MBL fold metallo-hydrolase codes for MNALRSYEHDIHAVDAGYVRPLLAAIHLIVAKGRVAIVDSGSNASVPALLETLTALGLSADAVDYLILTHIHLDHAGGAGSLMRLLPNARLLVHPRGVAHMVDPSRLVAGVTAVYGAAAVGRLYGEILPIPESRIIAATHGLEVDLAGRELLCLDTPGHARHHISVLDRRSSSCFTGDIFGLSYRELDRDGGQFIFPTTTPVQFDPAAMHASIDLLLSHAPQVMYLTHYSQVRDVAEKAARLHELIDAHVGIARAAQAAGSRRQRMIRAGLQELLLAETERFGCVLPAAQVLDIFATDLDLNAQGLDAWLDTLAG; via the coding sequence ATGAACGCCCTCAGGTCCTACGAGCATGACATCCACGCCGTCGACGCGGGCTACGTCCGCCCCCTGCTTGCGGCAATTCACCTGATCGTCGCGAAGGGGCGGGTGGCGATCGTCGACAGCGGCAGCAACGCATCGGTGCCGGCGCTGCTCGAAACCCTGACGGCACTGGGTCTCTCGGCGGACGCGGTCGATTACCTCATCCTGACCCACATCCATCTCGATCATGCGGGCGGCGCCGGAAGCTTGATGCGTCTGTTGCCGAACGCACGACTGCTGGTGCATCCACGTGGCGTTGCGCACATGGTTGACCCGTCGCGCCTCGTCGCCGGTGTCACTGCCGTTTACGGCGCGGCGGCTGTCGGCCGACTGTACGGCGAGATCCTGCCCATCCCGGAGTCGCGGATCATTGCTGCGACGCACGGTCTGGAGGTTGATCTGGCGGGTCGCGAACTGCTCTGCCTCGACACGCCCGGGCACGCCCGACACCACATCAGCGTCCTTGACCGCCGCAGCTCGAGCTGCTTCACGGGTGACATCTTCGGGCTGTCCTACCGCGAGCTCGACCGGGACGGCGGGCAGTTCATCTTTCCGACGACGACGCCGGTGCAGTTCGACCCGGCGGCCATGCACGCCTCGATCGACCTGCTGCTGAGCCACGCCCCGCAAGTGATGTACCTGACGCATTACAGCCAGGTGCGCGATGTGGCAGAAAAGGCGGCACGATTGCACGAGTTGATCGACGCGCATGTCGGCATCGCACGTGCTGCCCAGGCGGCGGGCAGCCGGCGACAGCGGATGATTCGCGCGGGACTGCAGGAACTGCTGCTGGCTGAAACCGAGCGCTTCGGCTGCGTGTTGCCCGCGGCGCAGGTGCTCGACATCTTTGCCACCGATCTCGACCTCAATGCGCAGGGTCTGGATGCGTGGCTTGACACACTGGCTGGCTGA
- a CDS encoding alpha/beta hydrolase yields MTHFFADDGEKIHVKVAGEGPPIIMLHGWTASHLEWAPFLDHLTPHHRVLRWDARGHGGHRLTRDTVPTVQRMARDLHNLIDHYELDGLIAVGHSMGALTLWQYIEEHGCSRLSKLCFLDQSPKLLTDAEWLNGIYGDFDRARSAAFLKHLENDFAESVLLLGAMGLNERAREKYHTGSRGLAKARQWLKEQDPAPLIACWESLTEADYRATLERIDIPALLVYGGNSNYYRSETAHYVKNRIANAVLHVYEGTDHSPHQWERERFVRDLRGFIDSP; encoded by the coding sequence ATGACGCACTTCTTTGCTGACGATGGCGAAAAGATCCATGTAAAGGTCGCCGGAGAAGGCCCGCCAATCATCATGCTGCACGGCTGGACCGCCAGTCACCTGGAGTGGGCGCCGTTTCTCGATCACTTGACACCGCACCATCGCGTCCTCCGCTGGGACGCGCGCGGCCACGGCGGCCACCGCCTGACGCGCGACACCGTGCCGACGGTACAACGCATGGCTCGTGATCTGCACAACCTCATCGACCACTACGAACTCGATGGTCTGATCGCCGTTGGCCACTCGATGGGCGCGCTCACCCTCTGGCAGTACATCGAGGAACATGGCTGCAGCCGACTCAGCAAGCTCTGTTTCCTCGACCAGTCGCCGAAATTGCTGACCGATGCCGAGTGGCTGAACGGCATCTATGGTGACTTCGACCGCGCACGTTCAGCCGCATTCCTCAAGCACCTCGAGAACGACTTCGCGGAATCGGTTCTGTTGCTCGGCGCCATGGGGCTCAACGAACGCGCCCGGGAAAAGTACCACACCGGATCGCGCGGCTTGGCGAAAGCCCGACAATGGCTCAAGGAGCAGGATCCAGCGCCGCTGATCGCCTGCTGGGAGAGCCTCACCGAAGCGGACTATCGAGCCACCCTGGAGCGCATCGACATCCCTGCCCTTCTGGTCTATGGCGGCAACAGCAACTATTATCGCAGCGAGACAGCGCACTACGTGAAGAATCGAATCGCCAACGCTGTCCTGCACGTCTACGAAGGCACGGACCACTCGCCACACCAGTGGGAACGCGAGCGCTTCGTCCGTGACCTGCGCGGGTTCATCGATTCGCCTTGA
- the msrA gene encoding peptide-methionine (S)-S-oxide reductase MsrA — protein sequence MMTAILETATLGGGCFWCLEAVFEQMLGVESVVSGYCGGGTDNPGYEAVCSGRTGHAEVVRLTFDPQRSGFRQILEVFFAIHDPTTRNRQGNDVGTQYRSVIFFHSPEQEQTARSLIAELEQAGTWTAPVVTELLPVTAFFAAESHHQQYFRRNSDQPYCHFVVSPKLAKFRQRFASRVKANR from the coding sequence ATGATGACCGCGATATTGGAGACGGCGACGCTCGGTGGAGGTTGCTTCTGGTGCCTGGAGGCGGTATTCGAGCAGATGCTCGGGGTCGAGTCGGTGGTGTCCGGTTACTGTGGCGGCGGCACGGACAATCCGGGTTATGAGGCGGTCTGCAGCGGGCGGACGGGGCACGCGGAAGTCGTTCGGCTGACATTCGACCCGCAGAGGAGCGGTTTCCGCCAGATCCTTGAAGTTTTCTTTGCGATTCACGACCCGACGACCCGCAATCGCCAGGGCAACGACGTCGGAACTCAGTACCGGTCGGTGATCTTCTTTCACAGCCCGGAGCAGGAACAGACAGCCCGGTCGCTGATCGCCGAACTCGAGCAGGCGGGTACCTGGACGGCGCCGGTGGTTACCGAGTTGCTTCCGGTGACGGCGTTCTTCGCCGCTGAGAGCCATCATCAGCAATACTTTCGTCGCAACAGCGATCAGCCGTACTGCCATTTCGTTGTCAGCCCGAAGCTGGCCAAGTTCCGCCAACGCTTCGCCTCGCGGGTCAAGGCGAATCGATGA
- the groES gene encoding co-chaperone GroES → MKIRPLHDRVIVKRLEEERRTASGIVIPDTAAEKPDQGEVRAVGNGKILDDGSVRALAVKVGDRVLFGKYAGQTVKVDGEELLVMREEDIMGVIEA, encoded by the coding sequence ATGAAGATTCGTCCGCTGCACGACCGCGTGATTGTCAAACGTCTCGAAGAGGAGCGCCGGACCGCATCCGGCATCGTCATCCCGGATACCGCCGCCGAGAAGCCCGACCAGGGCGAGGTTCGCGCCGTCGGCAACGGCAAGATCCTCGATGACGGTAGCGTCCGTGCGCTCGCCGTCAAGGTTGGCGACCGCGTCCTGTTCGGCAAGTACGCTGGCCAGACCGTCAAGGTCGACGGCGAGGAGTTGCTCGTCATGCGCGAGGAAGACATCATGGGCGTCATCGAAGCCTGA